GTCCAGCAGTTGTGCCATGAACGTGACGTCGAGAATGCCCGGCACCTGCCGCAGCGTCGTCGTACCTTCCGCCAGCAGTGCCGCCGCCATCAACTTGAGCACGCTGTTCTTCGCCCCGGCCACCTCGACAGCGCCGTCCAGCCGTGCCTCACCCGCGATCCGAAACCGTTCCACTGGTCGACTGTAGCGTTTGTGGGACCGGGGGTTTGCGTAGAGTCCTGGCATGGCTGTGAACTTGACGCGGATCTACACCCGCACCGGAGACGCCGGCGAGACCCGCTTGGGCGACAACTCGACCACCTCGAAGACCGATCCGCGGCTGGCCGCGTACGGCGAGGTGGACGAAGCGAACTCCGCGATCGGCGTCGCGATCGCGGCCGGGCACCTGAACACCTCGATCGTGGTGCTGCTGACCCGGATCCAGAACGACCTGTTCGACGTCGGCGCCGACCTGTGCAACCCGATCACGCCCGACCCGGAGTACCCGCCGCTGCGGATCACCCAGGAGTACGTCGACCGGCTCGAGGCGTGGTGCGACGAGTACAACAGTCGTTTGACCAAGCTGCGCTCGTTCATCCTGCCCGGCGGTACCGAGGGCGCCGCGTACCTGAACGTGGCGCGCGCGGTCGTCCGGCGTTCCGAGCGGGCCGGCTGGGCCGCCGTCG
The genomic region above belongs to Kribbella solani and contains:
- a CDS encoding cob(I)yrinic acid a,c-diamide adenosyltransferase, which gives rise to MAVNLTRIYTRTGDAGETRLGDNSTTSKTDPRLAAYGEVDEANSAIGVAIAAGHLNTSIVVLLTRIQNDLFDVGADLCNPITPDPEYPPLRITQEYVDRLEAWCDEYNSRLTKLRSFILPGGTEGAAYLNVARAVVRRSERAGWAAVEAHGPSVNLLAITYLNRLSDLLFILGRVANLSSGGDVLWVPGGER